A window of Tripterygium wilfordii isolate XIE 37 chromosome 7, ASM1340144v1, whole genome shotgun sequence contains these coding sequences:
- the LOC120003019 gene encoding phosphatidylinositol 4-kinase alpha 1-like isoform X1 yields MEALTELCDLVAQNPTQFADKLAWICGRCPPSESLHSRSPRVSRSQLNAVLAVARFLSKCRDPPDHHPNSLILDFLLSIPDSFQRSFWPQSFSSDSITEFFVEFLGYVSKAAELSPDFAEDIAGFAGEVVMAAINYAGEDLTISRVFLSALSQNSLPVLPEDADRLVACLLDQCSVSVPPSPRDQIAVNSETSSCQSSPLPNESASPINEVSQSSGSSKGSSVSNGGSILWKTGGDASFGFNGGAGEVGGVLLRQQIASFEEESVENLGKQELAFKLIAHILDKVRIDPQLLDQVRLIVKKQLQSMPPFLRVNIRKRDWNEQGPLLKSRINAKLAVSQAAAKMKIKCLASLEVDARTSKRLVLETLALLIDVAEACLFSGWRKLRICEELFRSLLSGSAKIAVSRGGEPLRIFLIHLKRLVLTSCLPADTWGSSQEAMFESVLDTCCEIVVSGWTRDRAPLVTFINGLASGIRERNDYEEQVDKEKQAVQFMQRNLIRLLAELNVVVKKPEVVDMILPPFIESLEEGDASIPSLLRLRLLDAVSRVASLGFEKSYRETVVLMTRNYLSRLSTVGSAESKTLAPEATSERVETLPAGFLLIASGLTCPKLRSDYRQRLLSLCSDVGLAAESKSGRCGADFLGPLLPAVAEICSDFNPTVNVDSLLQKLFRNLWFYIALFGLAPPIQKVQPSAKAISSNLNSIGSMGTISLQAVGGPYMWNTQWSSAVQRIAQGTPPLVVSTVKWLEDELELNALHNPGSRRASGNEKAALAQKAALSAALGGKVDVAAMTTISGVKATYLLAVAFLEIIRFSSNGGILNGDTSVTDSRSAFSCVFEYLKTSDLTPAVLHCLTAIVHRSFETAVLWLEDRITETGNEAEVRESTLFAHACFLIKSMLHRQDLIRETAVNLLTQLRSRFPQVQSFCQFCAHSVIIFCYCTTCAVLLKQMGFFFLQILWNSSCLDSLLFLVHNDVSSAVINDPARIATIRRSYERIVREWIILSLSYAPCTSQGLLQEKICKANTWQRAPNTTDVVSLLSEIRNGTSKNDCWTGTRTANIPAVMAAAAAASGGNLELTEAFNMELLSTAIVSATVKCNIAGQIDGMRKVYDIQSNATPTGSAIGSGIQRLISGAFSQPTQAKDDSFNKVLLNNFVRLLQQFVYTAEKGGKVDKSQFRETCSQATALLLSDLGSDSRSNIEDFAQLLRLLCWCPAYISTPDAMETGIFIWTWLVSAAPQLGSIVLAELVDAWLWTIDTKRGLFASDVKYSGPAAKLRPHLAPGEPEPQPEFDPVEQILAHRLWLGFFMDRFEVVRHNSVEQLLLLARMLQGTTNFPWKFSHHPGATGTFLTVMLLGLKFCSCHSQGNLQKFKTGLQLLEDRIYRASLGWFAYEPGWCDLDNMNSAQSEAQSVAIFVHYLTNDRGDTSQSDSKGCGRENGSSLVDVSDQYHPVWGQMENYALGREKRKQLLLMLCQHEADRLEVWAQPTNTKDVSSRPKISLDKWVEYARTAFSVDPRVALSLASRFPANATLKAELTILVQTHISEIHSVPEALPYFVTPKAVDENSVLLQQLPHWAACSITQALEFLTPAYKGHPRVMAYVLRVLESYPPEWVTFFMPQLVQALRYDEGRLVEGYLLRAAKRSDIFAHILIWHLQGETVPESGKDAGIGKNSSFQEQLPIVRQRIIDGFSYTALDLFRREFDFFDKVTSISGVLYPLPKEERRAGIRRELEKIEMEGEDLYVPTAPNKLVRGIQVDSGIPLQSAAKVPIMITFDVVDKDGDHNDITPQACIFKVGDDCRQDVLALQVISLLRDIFEAVGLKLYLFPYGVLPTGPERGIVEVVPNVRSRSQMGETTDGGLFEIFQQDYGPVGSPSFEAARENFIISSAGYAVASLLLQPKDRHNGNLLFDNVGRLVHIDFGFIFEISPGGNMRFESAHFKLSHEMTQLLDPSGVTKSDTWNQFVSLCVKGYLAARRYMDGIVNTVSLMLDSGLPCFGRGDPIGNLRKRFHPEMTEREAANFMIRVCTDAYNKWTTAGYDLIQYLQQGIEK; encoded by the exons ATGGAGGCATTGACTGAGCTATGCGACCTGGTGGCACAGAACCCGACGCAATTCGCCGATAAACTGGCCTGGATTTGCGGGAGATGCCCGCCATCGGAGTCTCTCCATTCCCGATCCCCTAGGGTTTCGCGCTCGCAGCTCAATGCGGTGCTCGCCGTCGCCCGATTTCTCTCCAAATGCCGCGATCCCCCGGATCACCATCCTAACTCCCTCATCCTTGACTTTCTCCTCTCGATTCCGGATTCATTTCAACGTTCGTTCTGGCCACAGTCGTTTAGTAGCGATTCTATCACGGAATTTTTCGTAGAATTCTTGGGATACGTATCAAAAGCAGCAGAACTATCACCTGATTTCGCTGAGGATATTGCCGGCTTTGCTGGGGAGGTTGTGATGGCGGCCATTAATTATGCTGGTGAAGATTTAACGATTTCTAGGGTGTTTTTATCAGCTCTCTCGCAGAATTCCCTGCCAGTTTTACCGGAAGATGCAGATAGATTGGTGGCCTGTCTTCTGGATCAATGCTCTGTTTCAGTGCCGCCCTCGCCTAGAGACCAGATTGCTGTAAACTCTGAAACGTCCTCGTGTCAGAGCTCTCCACTTCCCAATGAGAGTGCCAGTCCCATAAACGAGGTGAGCCAGTCAAGCGGGTCGTCAAAGGGGTCTTCTGTGTCTAATGGCGGTAGCATTTTGTGGAAGACTGGAGGGGATGCAAGTTTTGGTTTTAACGGCGGGGCAGGTGAAGTTGGCGGGGTTTTGTTACGTCAGCAGATTGCGTCGTTTGAGGAGGAGTCTGTGGAGAACTTGGGAAAACAGGAGTTAGCTTTTAAATTGATTGCACACATATTGGATAAAGTAAGAATTGATCCCCAACTTTTGGACCAAGTGAGATTAATTGTGAAGAAGCAGCTGCAGTCGATGCCTCCTTTTCTAAGGGTAAAT ATAAGGAAGCGAGACTGGAATGAACAAGGGCCACTTCTTAAATCTAGAATCAATGCAAAACTAGCAGTTAGTCAGGCTGCAgccaaaatgaaaatcaaatgtcTTGCATCCCTTGAAGTAGATGCTAGAACTTCCAAGAGGTTGGTGCTTGAGACTCTTGCATTGTTGATAGATGTTGCGGAGGCTTGTTTGTTCTCGGGCTGGCGGAAGTTGAGAATTTGCGAAGAGCTCTTCCGTTCTCTACTCTCAGGGAGTGCAAAAATTGCTGTCAGTAGAGGAGGTGAACCCCTGCGCATTTTCCTCATTCACCTCAAACGTCTTGTGCTAACTTCATGTTTACCG GCTGATACATGGGGTAGCAGCCAGGAGGCCATGTTTGAGAGTGTCTTGGATACGTGTTGTGAGATAGTTGTTTCTGGCTGGACCAGGGACCGAGCCCCACTGGTTACCTTTATCAATGGACTAGCTAGTGGTATTCGTGAACGAAATGATTATGAGGAACAG GTGGATAAGGAGAAACAGGCAGTTCAGTTTATGCAGCGTAATCTTATCCGTCTGCTTGCTGAACTGAATGTTGTTGTCAAGAAGCCAGAAGTGGTAGACATGATACTGCCACCTTTTATTGAAAGCTTGGAAGAGGGCGATGCTTCAATTCCTAGTTTATTGCGACTGCGA CTTCTTGATGCTGTATCTCGTGTGGCAAGTTTAGGATTTGAGAAGTCATATCGTGAAACTGTTGTTCTTATGACAAGAAATTATTTGAGTAGACTATCCACTGTAGGTTCTGCTGAAAGCAAAACATTGGCACCAGAAGCCACTAGTGAACGAGTTGAG ACACTTCCTGCAGGATTTCTTCTGATTGCTAGTGGCCTAACATGTCCCAAGTTGCGTTCAGACTATCGTCAGCGTTTATTGTCTTTGTGCTCAGATGTAGGCCTGGCTGCTGAGTCAAAAAGTGGAAG ATGTGGGGCGGATTTTCTGGGACCTCTTCTTCCTGCTGTTGCTGAAATATGTTCTGATTTCAACCCTACTGTAAATGTGGACTCATTACTTCAGAAATTATTTCGCAACTTGTGGTTCTATATTGCGCTTTTTGGCCTAGCACCTCCTATACAAAAGGTCCAGCCATCAGCAAAGGCTATATCTTCTAACCTAAACAGTATTGGAAGCATGGGAACCATTTCTCTCCAAGCAGTGGGTGGGCCTTACATGTGGAATACACAGTGGTCTTCTGCTGTCCAGCGTATAGCACAAGGGACGCCTCCTCTT GTTGTCAGCACAGTAAAATGGCTTGAAGATGAGTTGGAACTCAATGCACTTCACAACCCTGGCAGTCGTCGAGCTAGTGGTAATGAGAAAGCTGCTTTAGCCCAAAAAGCTGCGCTTTCTGCCGCTCTTGGAGGGAAAGTAGATGTTGCAGCAATGACCACAATTTCAG GAGTGAAAGCAACTTATCTTCTTGCTGTAGCTTTTCTGGAGATAATACGTTTCAGCAGCAACGGTGGCATCCTCAATGGTGATACTAGTGTGACGGATTCTAGGAGTGCCTTCAGTTGCGTTTTTGAGTACCTGAAAACTTCAGATCTTACACCTGCTGTCTTACATTGTTTGACAGCTATCGTCCATAGGTCGTTTGAAACAGCTGTACTGTGGCTG GAGGATCGAATAACTGAAACTGGTAATGAAGCTGAGGTCAGAGAATCAACTTTGTTTGCACATGCTTGTTTCCTCATAAAAAGTATGTTACATAGGCAGGATCTCATCAGGGAAACCGCTGTGAACTTGCTGACTCAGCTTAGAAGCAGGTTTCCTCAGGTACAGTCTTTTTGCCAATTTTGTGCTCATTCAGTGATTATTTTCTGCTATTGTACAACTTGCGCAGTACTACTAAAACaaatgggatttttttttttgcagattttGTGGAATTCTTCTTGTTTAGATTCCCTACTTTTTTTGGTTCATAATGACGTGTCTTCTGCTGTGATCAACGATCCGGCTCGCATAGCAACAATTCGGCGTTCGTACGAAAGAATTGTTCGGGAATGGATCATTTTATCACTTTCATATGCACCATGTACTAGCCAGGGCCTGCTGCAG GAAAAAATCTGTAAAGCAAACACATGGCAACGAGCTCCTAATACAACGGATGTGGTTTCGTTGTTATCTGAGATACGGAATGGTACTAGTAAGAATGATTGTTGGACAGGTACACGAACAGCAAATATTCCCGCAGTCATGGCTGCTGCAGCTGCAGCATCTGGAGGAAACTTGGAATTGACCGAAGCCTTCAATATGGAGCTGCTGAGTACTGCAATAGTCAGTGCAACAGTGAAGTGCAACATTGCTGGACAAATTGATGGAATGAGGAAAGTTTATGATATTCAATCAAATGCTACACCAACAGGTTCTGCGATTGGTAGTGGCATTCAAAGGCTGATTTCGGGAGCATTTTCTCAGCCAACACAGGCTAAGGATGATTCATTTAATAAGGTGCTACTTAACAATTTTGTGCGACTTCTTCAACAATTTGTTTACACTGCAGAGAAAGGTGGGAAAGTGGATAAGTCACAGTTTCGTGAAACTTGTTCTCAGGCAACTGCATTACTTCTCTCGGATCTG GGTTCTGATTCAAGGTCGAATATAGAAGACTTTGCACAACTTCTGCGCCTCCTTTGCTGGTGTCCCGCTTATATTTCTACTCCTGATGCAATGGAGACTGGCATTTTCATTTGGACTTGGTTAGTTTCTGCTGCACCACAACTGGGTTCTATAGTCCTTGCTGAGCTTGTTGACGCATGGTTGTGGACAATTGATACAAAACGAGGTCTTTTTGCGTCTGATGTAAAGTACTCTGGACCTGCTGCGAAACTGAGGCCACACCTTGCTCCTGGGGAACCAGAACCTCAACCTGAATTTGATCCCGTCGAACAAATACTTGCTCATCGATTATGGCTTGGGTTTTTCATGGATCGCTTTGAG GTAGTCCGGCACAACAGTGTTGAGCAACTTTTGCTCCTTGCTCGTATGCTACAAGGGACAACAAACTTTCCATGGAAATTTTCTCACCATCCTGGTGCCACCGGTACCTTTTTAACTGTCATGCTTCTTGGGCTTAAGTTCTGCTCATGCCATTCCCAAGGCAACTTGCAGAAATTTAAAACAGGGCTTCAATTGCTTGAAGATCGCATTTATCG GGCCTCTTTAGGTTGGTTTGCTTATGAACCAGGATGGTGTGACCTAGATAATATGAATTCTGCTCAGAGTGAGGCTCAATCTGTAGCCATATTTGTCCATTATCTAACAAATGATCGAGGAGATACTTCTCAATCTGATTCAAAAGGATGCGGACGTGAGAACGGAAGTTCTTTGGTTGATGTG AGTGATCAATACCACCCTGTATGGGGCCAGATGGAGAACTATGCATTGGGAAGAGAAAAGCGGAAGCAGCTACTTTTGATGCTATGCCAGCACGAGGCTGATAGGCTTGAAGTTTGGGCACAACCCACTAACACAAA AGATGTATCTTCTCGGCCGAAAATCAGCCTAGATAAATGGGTTGAATATGCTAGGACTGCCTTCTCCGTGGATCCAAGAGTTGCTTTATCCTTGGCCTCGAGGTTTCCTGCCAATGCTACTTTGAAGGCTGAATTAACTATTCTGGTGCAG ACACATATATCGGAAATCCACAGCGTACCTGAAGCTTTGCCCTATTTTGTCACTCCCAAGGCAGTAGATGAAAATTCAGTGCTTTTGCAACAATTACCGCATTGGGCTGCTTGTTCAATTACACAAGCTCTTGAGTTTCTCACTCCTGCATATAAGGGTCATCCACGTGTCATGGCATATGTTCTTAGGGTTCTGGAGTCATATCCTCCAGAATGGGTAACCTTCTTCATGCCACAGCTTGTGCAGGCTTTGCGATATGATGAAGGG AGGTTGGTAGAAGGATACTTGCTTAGAGCAGCTAAACGAAGTGATATTTTTGCCCATATTCTTATTTGGCATCTACAG GGTGAGACCGTACCAGAATCAGGAAAAGATGCTGGGATTGGGAAG AATAGTTCCTTTCAAGAACAATTGCCAATTGTTCGACAACGTATCATCGATGGTTTTAGTTATACGGCCCTTGACTTGTTTAGAAGAGAATTTGATTTCTTTGACAAAGTTACATCTATATCCGGGGTACTCTATCCACTCCCTAAGGAAGAACGTCGAGCTGGTATCCGCAG AGAGCTGGAGAAAATTGAAATGGAGGGAGAGGATCTCTATGTACCAACTGCTCCTAACAAGTTGGTCAGAGGAATTCAGGTGGACAGTGGTATACCCTTACAATCTGCAGCAAAAGTTCCTATCATGATCACATTTGACGTGGTTGATAAGGATGGGGACCATAATGATATAACACCCCAAGCATGTATTTTTAAG GTTGGAGATGATTGTCGGCAAGATGTTCTTGCTCTTCAAGTTATATCACTTCTTAGAGACATATTTGAAGCTGTTGGACTCAAACTCTATTTGTTTCCTTATGGTGTGCTCCCGACTGGCCCAGAGAGAGGTATAGTTGAG GTTGTGCCCAATGTGCGTAGCAGAAGTCAGATGGGCGAAACCACAGATGGTGGTTTATTTGAGATCTTTCAGCAGGATTATGGGCCGGTTGGCTCTCCCAGCTTTGAAGCCGCGCGTGAGAACTTTATCATCAGTAGTGCTGGTTATGCAGTTGCCAGTCTTTTGCTTCAGCCAAAGGATAGACACAATGGGAATCTTCTTTTTGACAA TGTGGGGAGGCTTGTTCACATTGATTTTGGTTTCATCTTTGAAATATCACCTGGCGGAAACATGCGCTTTGAGAGTGCGCACTTTAAGCTGAGCCATGAAATGACTCAATTACTTGATCCCTCTGGGGTAACGAAGAGTGATACCTGGAACCAATTTGTAAG CTTGTGTGTGAAAGGGTACCTTGCTGCTCGCCGCTATATGGATGGAATAGTCAACACAGTTTCGCTCATGCTAGACAGCGGATTGCCTTGCTTCGGCAGAGGTGACCCAATTGGAAATCTTCGAAAGAGATTTCATCCTGAGATGACTGAACGTGAGGCTGCCAACTTCATGATTCGTGTTTGCACTGATGCATACAACAAGTGGACAACTGCTGGCTATGATCTGATACAATATCTGCAGCAGGGAATCGAGAAGTAG